Proteins from a genomic interval of Arachis hypogaea cultivar Tifrunner chromosome 10, arahy.Tifrunner.gnm2.J5K5, whole genome shotgun sequence:
- the LOC112717910 gene encoding LOB domain-containing protein 27-like encodes MSWPSEIKSNINNKGGANKACAACKFQRRRCTKDCILSPYFPSDKPTTFTNAHRLFGVCNMTRILSKIKPEQRDECMQSIIFESDMRAQFPVGGCLSIIHLYQDHLAKVNAELHNVQRWIAYFKQQEQYHLQQQQQQQQYLSLPLIMTPDQPYNERKDNCINIVALPSIGGGVNDNNVQKESSDEKLNSKLGALSMCQQFVDLKPSKDKLGECSTYSCQQVENQVYANQIDLDSDPKRLKFSPRNNTFDYKHKDGVSMENILREGKQHRMHKEQATSNE; translated from the coding sequence ATGTCATGGCCTTCAGAAATAAAAAGCAATATTAATAACAAGGGAGGTGCAAACAAGGCTTGTGCTGCTTGCAAATTCCAAAGACGAAGGTGCACTAAGGATTGCATTCTCTCCCCTTATTTCCCATCAGATAAACCTACAACATTCACCAACGCACATCGTTTGTTTGGTGTTTGCAACATGACGAGGATTCTCAGCAAGATCAAACCAGAACAGCGGGATGAGTGCATGCAATCAATTATATTCGAGTCCGATATGCGTGCACAGTTTCCAGTAGGGGGTTGTTTAAGTATCATTCATTTGTATCAAGATCATCTAGCTAAGGTCAATGCCGAGTTACACAACGTGCAGAGGTGGATCGCTTATTTCAAACAACAAGAACAATACCACCTGCAGCaacaacagcagcaacaacaatatCTTTCTCTACCATTAATTATGACACCGGATCAGCCATATAATGAAAGGAAAGATAACTGCATCAACATTGTTGCTCTCCCGAGTATTGGTGGTGGTGTTAACGATAATAATGTTCAGAAAGAGAGTTCGGATGAAAAACTCAATTCAAAACTCGGAGCATTGTCAATGTGCCAACAATTTGTGGATTTAAAACCGTCAAAAGATAAATTAGGTGAATGCAGTACTTATTCTTGTCAGCAAGTTGAAAATCAAGTTTATGCAAATCAGATCGATCTGGATTCTGATCCGAAACGATTAAAGTTTTCTCCACGCAACAATACTTTTGACTACAAACACAAGGATGGAG